A section of the Thermus antranikianii DSM 12462 genome encodes:
- the rpsK gene encoding 30S ribosomal protein S11, with amino-acid sequence MARKASKKKIKRQVASGRAYIHASYNNTIVTITDPDGNPITWSSGGVIGYKGSRKGTPYAAQLAAMDAAKKAMAYGMQSVDVIVRGTGAGREQAIRALQASGLQVKSIVDDTPVPHNGCRPKKKFRKAS; translated from the coding sequence ATGGCCAGAAAAGCGAGCAAGAAAAAAATCAAGCGACAGGTGGCCAGTGGGAGGGCGTACATCCATGCCTCCTACAACAACACCATCGTCACCATTACCGACCCGGACGGCAACCCCATCACCTGGTCCTCGGGGGGGGTCATCGGCTACAAGGGGAGCCGTAAGGGCACCCCGTATGCGGCCCAGCTTGCGGCCATGGACGCCGCTAAGAAGGCCATGGCCTACGGTATGCAGAGCGTGGACGTGATCGTACGCGGCACCGGGGCGGGCCGGGAGCAGGCCATCAGGGCCCTCCAGGCCTCGGGCTTGCAGGTGAAGTCCATCGTGGACGACACCCCTGTGCCCCACAACGGTTGCCGGCCTAAGAAGAAGTTCCGCAAGGCTTCATAA
- the rpsH gene encoding 30S ribosomal protein S8, with the protein MLTDPIADMLTRIRNATRVYKESTEVPASRFKEEILKILAREGFIKGYERVEVDGKPVLRIYLKYGPRRQGPDPRPEQVINHIRRISRPGRRVYVGVKEIPRVRRGLGIAILSTPKGVLTDREARRLGVGGELICEVW; encoded by the coding sequence ATGTTGACGGACCCCATTGCCGACATGCTGACCCGGATCAGGAATGCCACCCGGGTCTACAAGGAGAGTACCGAGGTACCCGCCTCCCGCTTTAAGGAGGAGATCCTCAAGATCCTGGCGCGGGAGGGCTTCATTAAGGGGTACGAGCGGGTGGAGGTGGATGGCAAGCCCGTTCTGCGCATTTACCTGAAGTACGGGCCAAGGCGTCAGGGTCCTGATCCCCGGCCCGAACAGGTGATCAACCACATCCGTCGCATCAGCCGTCCAGGGCGGCGGGTGTACGTGGGGGTCAAGGAGATTCCCCGGGTGCGCCGTGGCCTGGGGATTGCCATTCTGTCCACGCCCAAGGGCGTCCTTACCGACCGGGAGGCCCGGCGTTTAGGCGTGGGTGGGGAGCTTATCTGCGAGGTGTGGTGA
- the rplO gene encoding 50S ribosomal protein L15, with product MKLTDLKPNPGANKRRKRVGRGPGSGHGKTATRGHKGQKSRSGGAKDPRRFEGGRSTTLMRLPKRGMQGQVPGEIKRPRYQGVNLRDLARFEGEVTPEVLIQAGILKKGYRLKVLGDGEAKPLRVVAHAFSKTALEKLKAAGGEAVLLAPSPEGQTQEA from the coding sequence ATGAAGCTTACCGATCTAAAACCCAATCCTGGGGCCAACAAGAGGCGGAAGCGGGTGGGGCGGGGCCCTGGCTCCGGTCACGGCAAGACGGCTACCCGGGGCCACAAGGGGCAGAAGTCCCGCTCCGGGGGTGCTAAGGACCCCCGCCGCTTCGAGGGGGGGCGGTCCACCACCCTGATGCGCCTGCCCAAGCGGGGCATGCAGGGCCAGGTGCCCGGGGAGATCAAGAGGCCCAGATACCAGGGGGTGAACCTGAGGGATCTAGCCCGTTTCGAAGGGGAGGTAACCCCGGAGGTGCTGATCCAGGCCGGGATCCTGAAGAAGGGCTATAGGCTTAAGGTGTTAGGGGATGGGGAGGCCAAGCCCCTTAGGGTGGTGGCCCACGCCTTTTCCAAGACCGCCCTGGAGAAGCTGAAGGCTGCGGGCGGCGAGGCTGTCCTTCTCGCTCCCTCGCCCGAAGGGCAGACGCAGGAGGCTTAG
- the rpmJ gene encoding 50S ribosomal protein L36, translating into MKVRASVKRMCEKCKVVRRHGRVYVICENPKHKQRQG; encoded by the coding sequence ATGAAGGTACGGGCATCGGTTAAAAGGATGTGCGAGAAGTGCAAGGTGGTACGCCGGCACGGTCGGGTGTACGTGATCTGCGAGAACCCCAAGCACAAGCAGCGGCAAGGGTAA
- the rpsQ gene encoding 30S ribosomal protein S17, which yields MPKKVLTGVVVSDKMQKTVTVLVERQFPHPLYGKVIKRSKKYLAHDPEEKYKVGDVVEIIESRPISKRKRFRVLRLVEEGRLDLVEKYLVRKQNYASLSKRGGKA from the coding sequence ATGCCTAAGAAGGTGCTGACCGGGGTGGTGGTGAGCGACAAGATGCAGAAGACTGTCACGGTGTTGGTGGAGCGCCAGTTTCCCCACCCCCTCTACGGCAAGGTGATCAAGCGCTCCAAAAAATACCTGGCCCACGACCCCGAGGAGAAGTACAAGGTGGGGGACGTGGTGGAAATCATCGAGTCCCGCCCCATTTCCAAGCGCAAGCGCTTTAGGGTCTTGCGCTTGGTGGAGGAAGGCAGGCTGGACCTGGTGGAGAAGTATCTGGTGCGTAAGCAGAACTACGCAAGCCTTTCCAAACGGGGAGGTAAGGCATGA
- the rplN gene encoding 50S ribosomal protein L14 codes for MIQPQTYLEVADNTGARKIMCIRVLKGSNAKYATVGDIIVASVKEAIPRGAVKEGDVVKAVVVRTKKEVKRPDGSAIRFDDNAAVIINNQLEPRGTRVFGPVARELREKGFMKIVSLAPEVL; via the coding sequence ATGATCCAGCCCCAGACCTACTTGGAGGTGGCCGATAACACCGGGGCCCGTAAGATCATGTGCATCCGTGTGCTTAAGGGCTCCAACGCCAAGTACGCCACCGTGGGGGACATCATCGTGGCCAGCGTTAAGGAGGCCATTCCCCGGGGGGCGGTGAAGGAAGGCGACGTGGTGAAGGCGGTGGTGGTGCGCACCAAGAAGGAGGTCAAGCGTCCGGATGGTTCCGCCATCCGCTTTGACGACAACGCTGCGGTTATCATCAACAACCAGCTAGAGCCTCGAGGGACCAGGGTCTTTGGTCCCGTGGCGCGGGAACTCCGGGAGAAGGGTTTCATGAAGATCGTCTCCCTGGCGCCGGAGGTGCTCTAA
- the rplE gene encoding 50S ribosomal protein L5, with amino-acid sequence MPLEVALKRKYYEEVRPELIRRFGYRNIWEVPRLEKVVINQGLGEAKEDARILEKASQELALITGQKPAITRAKKSISNFKLRKGMPIGLKVTLRGDRMWIFLEKLLSVALPRIRDFRGVNPNSFDGRGNYNLGLREQLIFPEITYDMVDALRGMDIAVVTTARTDEEARALLELLGFPFRK; translated from the coding sequence ATGCCGCTAGAGGTTGCGCTGAAGAGAAAGTACTACGAGGAGGTACGGCCCGAGCTCATCCGGCGCTTCGGCTACCGGAACATCTGGGAGGTTCCCCGGCTGGAGAAGGTGGTGATCAACCAGGGGCTGGGGGAGGCCAAGGAGGATGCCCGCATCCTGGAGAAGGCTTCCCAGGAGCTTGCCCTTATCACTGGCCAAAAGCCGGCTATAACCCGGGCCAAGAAGTCCATCTCCAACTTCAAGCTCCGCAAGGGGATGCCCATCGGCCTTAAGGTTACCCTGCGGGGTGACCGGATGTGGATCTTCCTGGAGAAGCTGCTTTCCGTGGCCCTTCCCCGCATCCGCGACTTCCGCGGGGTGAACCCGAATAGCTTTGATGGCCGCGGCAACTACAACCTGGGCTTGAGGGAGCAGCTCATCTTCCCGGAGATCACCTACGATATGGTGGACGCCCTTCGGGGGATGGACATCGCGGTGGTCACCACCGCCCGGACCGACGAGGAGGCCAGGGCCCTTTTGGAGCTTCTGGGCTTCCCCTTCCGTAAGTGA
- the rpsD gene encoding 30S ribosomal protein S4 yields MGRYIGPVCRLCRREGVKLYLKGERCYGPKCAMERRPYPPGQHGQKRTRRPSDYAVRLREKQKLRRIYGISETQFRNLFEEASRKKGVTGTVFLKLLESRLDNVVYRLGFAVSRRQARQMVRHGHITVNGRRVDLPAYRVKPGDEIAIAERSRNLAFIRENLEAMKGRKVGPWLSLDVEGMKGKFLRLPEREELALPVNEQLVVEFYSR; encoded by the coding sequence ATGGGTCGTTACATTGGTCCTGTTTGCCGTCTTTGCCGCCGGGAAGGAGTCAAGCTCTACCTGAAGGGGGAGCGTTGCTACGGCCCCAAGTGCGCCATGGAGCGCCGCCCCTATCCTCCGGGGCAGCACGGGCAGAAGCGCACCCGCCGTCCCTCCGACTATGCGGTGCGCCTGAGGGAGAAGCAGAAGCTCCGCCGCATCTACGGGATCTCCGAAACCCAGTTCCGCAACCTCTTTGAGGAGGCCAGCCGCAAGAAGGGGGTTACGGGTACCGTCTTCCTAAAGCTTTTGGAGTCCCGCCTGGACAACGTGGTCTACCGGCTGGGCTTTGCCGTTAGCCGCCGCCAGGCGCGGCAGATGGTGCGCCATGGCCACATCACCGTGAACGGTCGCCGGGTGGACCTTCCCGCCTACCGGGTGAAGCCTGGGGATGAGATCGCCATCGCCGAGCGCAGCCGCAACCTGGCCTTTATCCGGGAGAACCTCGAGGCCATGAAGGGCCGCAAGGTGGGCCCCTGGCTCTCCTTGGATGTGGAGGGGATGAAGGGTAAGTTCCTGCGCCTTCCCGAACGGGAAGAGCTGGCCCTTCCTGTCAACGAGCAGCTGGTGGTGGAGTTCTACTCCAGGTAA
- the secY gene encoding preprotein translocase subunit SecY, translated as MLKAFRSALAIPELRQRILFTLLVLAAYRLGAFIPTPGVDLDKIQEFLRTAQGGVFGIINLFSGGNFERFSIFALGIMPYITAAIIMQLLVNVIPTLEKLSKEGEEGRRIINQYTRIGGIALGAFQGFFLATAFLGAEGGRFLLPGWAPGPFFWLVVVVTQVAGIALLLWMAERITEYGIGNGTSIIIFAGIVVEWLPQLVRTVGLIRTGEVNLVAFLFFLAFIVLAFAGMAAVQQAERRIPVQYARKVVGRRVYGGQATYIPIKLNAAGVIPIVFAAAILQIPIFLTAPFQDNQVLQAIANFFNPSRVSGLLIEVVLIVLFTYVYTAVQFDPKRIAESLREYGGFIPGIRPGEPTVKFLEHIVSRLTLWGALFLGLVAALPQIIQNLTGVHSIAFSGIGLLIVVGVALDTLRQIESQLMLRNYEGFLSKGRIRGRTR; from the coding sequence ATGCTTAAGGCCTTCCGGAGCGCCCTGGCCATTCCCGAACTGCGCCAGAGGATCCTCTTCACCCTGCTGGTGTTGGCTGCCTACCGCCTGGGGGCCTTTATCCCCACTCCAGGGGTCGACCTGGACAAAATCCAGGAGTTCCTGCGCACCGCCCAAGGTGGGGTTTTCGGCATCATCAATCTTTTTTCGGGCGGTAACTTCGAGCGCTTCTCCATTTTCGCTTTGGGAATCATGCCCTACATCACCGCCGCCATCATCATGCAGCTTTTGGTCAATGTGATTCCCACCCTGGAGAAGCTTTCCAAGGAGGGTGAGGAGGGCCGTCGCATCATCAACCAGTACACCCGGATCGGCGGCATCGCTCTGGGGGCTTTCCAGGGTTTCTTTCTGGCCACCGCCTTCCTGGGGGCGGAGGGGGGGCGTTTCCTTCTGCCTGGCTGGGCACCTGGTCCCTTTTTCTGGCTGGTGGTGGTGGTCACCCAGGTGGCGGGCATCGCCCTCCTTTTGTGGATGGCGGAGCGCATTACCGAGTACGGCATCGGCAACGGCACCAGCATAATCATCTTTGCTGGGATCGTGGTGGAATGGCTTCCCCAACTTGTCCGCACCGTTGGCCTCATCCGCACCGGGGAGGTCAACCTGGTGGCCTTCCTCTTTTTCCTGGCCTTTATCGTCTTGGCCTTCGCCGGGATGGCAGCGGTGCAGCAGGCGGAAAGGCGCATTCCCGTCCAGTACGCCAGGAAGGTGGTGGGCAGGAGGGTCTACGGGGGCCAGGCCACCTATATCCCCATCAAGCTGAATGCTGCTGGCGTTATTCCCATCGTCTTTGCTGCCGCCATTTTGCAGATCCCCATCTTCCTCACAGCTCCCTTCCAGGACAACCAGGTGCTCCAAGCCATCGCTAACTTCTTCAACCCCTCCCGCGTCTCCGGTCTCCTCATCGAGGTGGTGCTCATCGTCCTTTTCACCTACGTCTACACCGCGGTTCAGTTTGACCCCAAGCGGATTGCGGAAAGCCTCCGGGAATACGGGGGGTTCATCCCGGGCATCCGCCCAGGCGAGCCCACGGTGAAGTTCTTGGAGCATATCGTTTCCCGCCTGACCCTCTGGGGGGCTCTCTTCCTGGGCCTGGTGGCGGCGTTGCCCCAGATTATCCAGAACCTCACCGGGGTACATAGCATCGCCTTTTCCGGCATCGGCCTTCTCATCGTGGTGGGCGTGGCCCTGGACACTTTGCGGCAGATTGAGAGCCAGCTGATGCTGAGGAACTACGAGGGGTTCCTTTCCAAGGGTCGCATCCGCGGCCGCACGCGCTAG
- the rplX gene encoding 50S ribosomal protein L24: MRAKVHVKKGDTVLVASGKYKGRVGKVKAVLPKKGAVIVEGVNIVKKAVRVSPQYPQGGFVEQEAPLHASKVRPICPACGKPTRVRKKFLENGRKIRVCAKCGGALDVEG; this comes from the coding sequence ATGCGGGCCAAGGTACATGTGAAAAAGGGGGACACGGTTTTGGTGGCCTCCGGCAAGTACAAGGGCCGGGTGGGCAAGGTGAAGGCGGTGCTGCCCAAAAAGGGGGCGGTCATCGTGGAGGGGGTGAACATCGTTAAGAAAGCGGTGCGGGTAAGCCCCCAGTACCCCCAGGGCGGCTTTGTGGAGCAGGAGGCTCCTCTGCATGCCTCTAAGGTGCGCCCCATTTGTCCTGCCTGTGGCAAGCCCACCCGGGTGCGTAAGAAGTTCCTGGAAAATGGCCGCAAGATCCGGGTGTGCGCCAAGTGTGGTGGGGCTTTGGACGTGGAGGGATGA
- the rplR gene encoding 50S ribosomal protein L18: MARLTAYERRKFRVRNRIKRSGRLRLSVFRSLKHIYAQIIDDEKGHTLVAESSLALKLKGNKTEVARQVGRALAEKAKALGITKVAFDRGPYKYHGRVKALAEGAREGGLEF; encoded by the coding sequence ATGGCACGGCTTACCGCATACGAACGTCGCAAGTTCCGGGTGCGCAACCGCATCAAGCGCTCGGGCCGGCTCCGTCTATCCGTTTTCCGGAGCCTTAAACACATCTACGCCCAGATCATCGATGACGAGAAGGGCCATACCCTGGTGGCCGAGTCCAGCCTGGCCCTGAAGCTCAAGGGCAACAAGACCGAGGTAGCCCGGCAGGTGGGGCGGGCCCTGGCGGAGAAGGCCAAGGCATTGGGGATCACCAAGGTGGCTTTTGACCGCGGTCCCTACAAGTACCACGGCCGGGTAAAGGCTCTGGCGGAGGGGGCCAGAGAGGGGGGCCTGGAGTTCTAG
- the rplQ gene encoding 50S ribosomal protein L17: MRHLKSGRKLNRHSSHRLALYRNQAKSLLIHGRITTTVPKAKELTGFVDHLIHLAKRGDLHARRLVLRDLQDVKLVRKLFDEIAPKYQNRAGGYTRVLKLAERRRGDGAPLALVELVE, from the coding sequence ATGCGCCACCTGAAGTCTGGAAGAAAGCTGAACCGTCACTCTTCCCACCGCCTGGCCCTTTACCGCAACCAGGCCAAAAGCCTTCTCATCCACGGCCGCATCACCACCACCGTGCCCAAGGCCAAGGAGCTCACCGGCTTCGTGGACCACCTCATCCACCTGGCCAAGCGGGGGGACCTGCACGCCCGCCGCCTGGTGCTGAGGGACCTGCAGGACGTGAAGCTGGTGCGGAAGCTCTTCGACGAGATCGCCCCCAAGTACCAGAACCGGGCCGGAGGGTACACCCGGGTGCTCAAGCTGGCGGAACGCCGGCGGGGGGATGGGGCGCCCTTGGCCCTGGTGGAGCTGGTGGAGTAG
- the map gene encoding type I methionyl aminopeptidase: MAIKLKSPWEIERMREAGALLTEVVEEVGRHVEPGITTKELDRIAYEAIRKRKAKPAFLGLYGFPATLCTSVNEVVVHGIPSERPLKEGDILSVDVGLIYAGFAADMARTFPVGKVSPEAERLIRDTEAAFWEGMKYLRPGYRIGDVAHAVQTFLESRGYGVVREFVGHGVGREIHEDPQVPNFGKPGSGPKIRPGMTLALEPMVTLWPASVVILEDGWTASAGPGNLAAHYENTVLVTEEGPELLTGVSLVRAR; encoded by the coding sequence ATGGCCATCAAGCTGAAGAGTCCATGGGAGATTGAGCGCATGCGGGAGGCGGGGGCCCTCCTCACCGAGGTGGTGGAGGAGGTGGGCCGGCATGTGGAGCCCGGCATCACCACCAAGGAGCTGGACCGGATTGCCTACGAGGCCATAAGGAAGCGCAAGGCCAAGCCAGCTTTCCTTGGTTTGTACGGGTTTCCCGCCACCCTGTGCACCTCGGTGAACGAGGTGGTGGTCCACGGCATTCCTTCCGAAAGGCCTTTGAAGGAAGGCGACATCCTTTCGGTGGACGTGGGCCTTATCTACGCGGGGTTTGCTGCGGACATGGCCCGCACCTTTCCTGTGGGCAAGGTTTCCCCGGAGGCGGAAAGGCTCATCCGGGATACCGAGGCTGCCTTCTGGGAGGGAATGAAGTACCTTAGGCCCGGCTACCGCATCGGGGACGTGGCCCATGCGGTGCAGACGTTTCTGGAAAGCCGTGGGTATGGGGTGGTACGGGAATTTGTGGGGCACGGGGTGGGGCGGGAGATTCATGAAGACCCCCAGGTGCCCAACTTCGGCAAGCCGGGAAGCGGGCCGAAAATTAGGCCGGGCATGACCCTGGCCCTCGAGCCCATGGTCACCTTATGGCCAGCTTCTGTGGTAATATTAGAAGATGGCTGGACGGCGAGCGCCGGACCTGGCAACCTCGCCGCCCACTACGAGAACACCGTCTTGGTGACGGAGGAGGGCCCGGAGCTTCTCACCGGGGTTTCCTTGGTGCGGGCGCGGTAG
- the rpsE gene encoding 30S ribosomal protein S5 — protein MPETDFEEKMILVRRTAKTYQGGRRFRFGALVVVGDRQGRVGLGLGKAKEVPLAVQKAGYYARRNMVEVPIQNGTIPHEIEVKYGASKILLKPAAPGTGVIAGAVPRAILELAGITDILTKELGSRNPINIAYATMEALRQLKTKQDVERLRKGGEE, from the coding sequence ATGCCCGAGACCGACTTTGAAGAAAAGATGATCCTGGTGCGGCGTACCGCCAAGACCTACCAGGGTGGCCGCCGCTTCCGCTTCGGAGCCTTGGTGGTGGTGGGTGACCGGCAAGGCCGGGTGGGCCTGGGCCTGGGCAAGGCCAAGGAGGTGCCTTTGGCGGTGCAGAAGGCAGGGTACTACGCCCGTCGCAACATGGTGGAGGTGCCCATCCAAAACGGCACCATTCCCCACGAGATCGAGGTGAAGTACGGGGCCTCCAAGATCCTCCTGAAGCCCGCTGCACCGGGCACGGGGGTGATCGCAGGGGCAGTGCCCCGGGCCATCCTCGAGCTTGCCGGGATCACGGATATCCTCACCAAGGAGCTGGGGAGCCGCAACCCCATCAACATTGCTTACGCCACCATGGAGGCCCTCAGGCAGCTTAAGACCAAGCAGGATGTGGAACGCCTGCGGAAGGGTGGGGAGGAGTGA
- a CDS encoding adenylate kinase: MGEAVIFLGPPGAGKGTQAARLAEELGFKKLSTGDILRDHVARGTPLGQQVKPIMDRGDLVPDELILALIREELAERVIFDGFPRTLAQAEALDHLLQATGTRLLGVVLVEVPEEELIARMLRRAELEGRSDDNEETIRHRLRVYREKTEPLVQYYEKTGALRRVDGLGTPDEVYARIRAVLGI, from the coding sequence ATGGGGGAAGCGGTGATCTTCTTGGGGCCGCCGGGGGCGGGAAAGGGCACCCAGGCGGCCAGGCTGGCGGAGGAGCTCGGCTTTAAGAAGCTCTCCACCGGAGACATCCTGCGGGACCATGTGGCCCGGGGCACGCCCCTGGGGCAGCAGGTGAAGCCCATCATGGACCGGGGGGACCTGGTTCCGGATGAACTCATCCTGGCCCTTATCCGGGAAGAGTTGGCGGAGCGGGTGATCTTCGACGGCTTTCCCCGCACCCTAGCCCAGGCGGAAGCCCTGGACCACCTGCTTCAGGCTACCGGGACCCGGCTCCTTGGGGTGGTGCTGGTGGAGGTGCCGGAGGAGGAGCTCATCGCCCGTATGCTCAGGCGGGCGGAGCTCGAGGGGCGCTCGGACGACAACGAGGAGACCATCCGGCACCGGCTCCGGGTTTACCGGGAGAAAACCGAGCCCTTGGTGCAGTATTATGAAAAAACGGGTGCCTTAAGGCGGGTGGATGGCCTGGGTACCCCCGATGAAGTCTACGCCCGCATTCGGGCAGTCCTGGGAATCTGA
- the rpsM gene encoding 30S ribosomal protein S13, producing the protein MARIAGVEIPRNKRVDVALTYIYGVGRARAKEALEKTGINPATRVKDLTEAEVVRLREYVENTWKLEGELRAEVAANIKRLMDIGCYRGLRHRRGLPVRGQRTRTNARTRKGPRKTVAGSRRKVVRK; encoded by the coding sequence GTGGCAAGGATTGCAGGCGTGGAGATTCCTAGGAACAAGCGGGTGGACGTGGCCCTCACCTACATCTACGGGGTGGGGCGGGCTCGGGCCAAGGAGGCTCTGGAAAAGACGGGTATCAACCCAGCGACCCGGGTGAAGGACCTCACCGAGGCGGAGGTGGTGCGCCTCAGGGAGTACGTGGAGAACACCTGGAAGCTGGAAGGTGAGCTCAGGGCCGAGGTGGCCGCCAACATCAAGCGCCTTATGGATATTGGCTGCTACCGGGGCCTCCGCCACCGCCGGGGTTTGCCGGTGAGGGGGCAGCGTACCCGCACCAATGCCCGTACCCGCAAGGGTCCTCGTAAGACTGTAGCAGGTAGCAGGAGGAAAGTCGTCAGAAAGTAG
- a CDS encoding DNA-directed RNA polymerase subunit alpha, with protein MLESKLKTPVFTVRTQGREYGEFVLEPLERGFGVTLGNPLRRILLSSIPGTAVTSVYIEDVLHEFSTIPGVKEDVVEIILNLKELVVRFLDPKMQTTTLVLKAEGPKVVKAGDFIVPPDVEILNPDLTIATLDKGGKLYMEVRVDRGVGYVPAERHGIKDRINSIPVDAIFSPVRRVAFQVEDTRLGQRTDLDKLTLRIWTDGSVTPLEALNQAVEILKEHLSYFANPQATALPAPEPASVERAEGEEDLDLPLEELGLSTRVLHSLKEEGIESVRALLALNLKDLKNIPGIGERSLEEIREALAKKGFALKE; from the coding sequence ATGTTAGAGAGCAAGCTGAAAACCCCGGTCTTCACGGTACGCACCCAGGGGCGGGAGTACGGGGAGTTTGTCCTGGAGCCCTTGGAGCGGGGGTTTGGCGTTACCCTGGGCAACCCCTTGAGGCGGATTCTCCTTTCCTCCATCCCCGGGACCGCGGTCACCAGCGTGTACATTGAGGATGTCCTCCACGAGTTCTCCACCATTCCCGGGGTCAAGGAGGACGTGGTGGAGATCATCCTGAACCTCAAGGAGCTGGTGGTGCGTTTCCTGGATCCCAAGATGCAGACCACCACCCTGGTCCTGAAGGCGGAAGGCCCCAAGGTGGTCAAAGCGGGGGATTTCATCGTGCCTCCCGATGTGGAGATCCTGAACCCGGACCTCACCATCGCCACCTTGGACAAGGGAGGGAAGCTCTACATGGAGGTGCGGGTGGACCGGGGCGTGGGGTACGTGCCCGCCGAGCGCCACGGCATCAAGGACCGCATCAACTCCATCCCCGTGGACGCCATCTTCTCCCCCGTGCGCCGGGTGGCCTTCCAGGTGGAGGATACCCGGCTTGGGCAGCGCACCGACCTGGACAAGCTGACCCTGCGGATCTGGACGGATGGCTCCGTCACCCCCTTGGAGGCCTTGAACCAGGCAGTGGAGATCCTCAAGGAGCACCTTTCCTATTTCGCCAACCCGCAGGCCACCGCCCTGCCTGCCCCGGAACCGGCTTCCGTGGAGCGTGCGGAAGGGGAGGAGGACCTGGACCTGCCCCTGGAGGAGCTTGGCCTTTCCACCCGCGTTCTCCACAGCCTCAAGGAGGAGGGGATCGAGTCGGTGCGGGCGCTTTTGGCCTTGAACCTCAAGGACCTTAAGAACATCCCCGGCATCGGGGAAAGGAGCCTCGAGGAGATCCGCGAGGCTTTGGCCAAAAAGGGATTCGCCCTAAAGGAGTGA
- the rplF gene encoding 50S ribosomal protein L6: MSRIGRLPIPLPKGVTVEVAPGLVKVKGPKGELSVPISPEMRVVVEGGVVRVERPSDERRHKSLHGLTRTLIANAIKGVSEGYVKELLIKGIGYRARLAGRAVELTVGFSHPVVVEPPEGITFEVPEPTRIRVLGIDKQKVGQVAANLRAIKKPSAYHEKGIYYAGEPVRLKPGKAGAKK, encoded by the coding sequence ATGTCTAGGATTGGCCGGCTTCCCATTCCCTTGCCCAAGGGGGTCACTGTGGAGGTGGCCCCGGGGCTCGTCAAGGTTAAAGGCCCCAAGGGTGAGCTTTCCGTGCCCATCTCCCCGGAGATGCGGGTGGTGGTGGAGGGAGGGGTGGTGCGGGTGGAGCGGCCTTCGGATGAGCGCCGGCACAAGAGCCTGCACGGCCTCACCCGGACCCTCATCGCCAATGCCATCAAGGGGGTTTCCGAGGGGTACGTGAAGGAGCTCCTCATCAAGGGCATCGGCTATCGGGCCCGGCTTGCTGGACGGGCGGTGGAGCTCACCGTGGGCTTTAGCCACCCCGTGGTGGTGGAGCCTCCGGAGGGCATAACCTTTGAGGTGCCCGAGCCTACCAGGATCCGTGTTCTGGGTATAGACAAGCAGAAGGTGGGCCAGGTGGCCGCCAACCTTCGCGCCATCAAGAAGCCCAGCGCCTACCACGAGAAGGGCATTTACTACGCGGGCGAGCCCGTCCGCCTTAAGCCCGGCAAGGCCGGGGCCAAGAAGTAG
- the rpmD gene encoding 50S ribosomal protein L30: MAKLKVKLVKSPIGYPKDQKAALKALGLTKLHREKIFEDHPAILGNIKKVAHLVRVEVLE, encoded by the coding sequence ATGGCCAAGCTCAAGGTTAAGCTGGTGAAGAGCCCCATCGGCTATCCCAAGGACCAGAAGGCGGCCTTGAAGGCCCTGGGGCTGACCAAGCTTCACAGGGAAAAAATCTTCGAGGACCATCCCGCCATACTGGGGAACATCAAGAAGGTGGCCCACCTTGTGCGGGTGGAGGTGCTGGAATGA
- a CDS encoding type Z 30S ribosomal protein S14, whose protein sequence is MARKALIEKAKRTPKFKVRAYTRCMRCGRARSVYRYFGLCRICLRELAHRGQLPGVRKASW, encoded by the coding sequence ATGGCGAGAAAGGCGTTGATCGAAAAGGCCAAGCGTACCCCTAAGTTCAAGGTGCGGGCTTACACCCGTTGCATGCGCTGTGGGAGGGCCAGGAGCGTGTACCGCTACTTTGGGCTCTGCCGGATTTGCCTTAGGGAGCTGGCCCACAGGGGGCAGCTTCCTGGGGTAAGGAAGGCCAGCTGGTAG
- the infA gene encoding translation initiation factor IF-1, producing MAKEKDTIRAEGVVTEALPSTTFRVKLDSGPEILAYISGKMRMHYIRILPGDRVVVEITPYDPTRGRIVYRK from the coding sequence ATGGCGAAGGAGAAGGACACCATTCGGGCGGAAGGCGTGGTCACCGAGGCTTTGCCCAGCACCACGTTTCGGGTGAAGCTGGACTCGGGGCCGGAGATTCTGGCCTATATCTCGGGCAAGATGCGCATGCACTACATCCGCATCCTGCCCGGGGACCGGGTGGTGGTGGAGATTACTCCCTACGACCCCACGCGGGGCCGCATCGTGTACAGGAAGTAG